In Podarcis muralis chromosome 14, rPodMur119.hap1.1, whole genome shotgun sequence, one genomic interval encodes:
- the GPR139 gene encoding putative G-protein coupled receptor 139, whose protein sequence is MEQDYIHMHNGSLHGCGLGYIPVFYYSLLLCLGLPANILTVIILSQLVARRQKSSYNYLLALAAADLLVLFFIVFVDFLLEDFILKKQMPEVLDKIIEVLEFSSIHTSIWITVPLTIDRYIAVCHPLKYHTVSYPARTRKVIVSVYIICFLTSIPYYWWPNIWKEDYTSTLVHHILIWIHCFTVYLVPCSIFFILNSIIVCKLRQKCNFRLRGYSTGKTTAILFTITSIFAILWAPRIIMILYHLYVSPIHNSWSVHIVSDVANMLALLNTAINFFLYCFISKRFRTMAATTLKAFFKCQKQPVQFYTNHNFSITSSPWISPANSHCIKMLVYQYDKNGKPIKISP, encoded by the coding sequence cTAACATTTTGACCGTCATCATTTTGTCCCAGCTGGTGGCACGCAGACAGAAGTCCTCCTACAATTACCTTTTGGCTCTGGCAGCCGCTGACTTGCTGGTGCTCTTCTTCATTGTCTTTGTTGACTTTTTATTGGAAGACTTCATCTTGAAGAAGCAAATGCCAGAGGTCCTGGACAAAATCATCGAGGTCTTGGAATTTTCGTCCATCCACACGTCCATTTGGATTACTGTGCCGCTGACCATTGACCGCTACATTGCTGTCTGCCACCCTCTCAAATATCACACGGTTTCTTACCCAGCCCGCACTCGGAAAGTCATTGTCAGCGTTTATATCATTTGCTTTCTGACCAGCATCCCTTACTACTGGTGGCCCAATATTTGGAAAGAAGACTACACAAGCACACTGGTCCATCACATCCTCATCTGGATCCATTGCTTCACGGTCTACTTGGTGCCCTGCTCCATCTTCTTCATCTTAAATTCCATCATCGTGTGCAAGCTTCGCCAGAAGTGCAATTTCCGCCTGAGAGGCTATTCCACTGGGAAAACCACCGCCATCTTGTTTACCATCACCTCCATCTTCGCCATCCTTTGGGCTCCAAGGATTATCATGATCCTCTATCACCTTTACGTCTCGCCAATACACAACAGCTGGTCAGTCCACATTGTCTCAGATGTTGCCAACATGCTGGCGCTCCTGAACACGGCCATCAattttttcctgtactgtttcatcAGCAAGCGCTTCCGCACAATGGCAGCCACAACGCTCAAGGCTTTCTTCAAGTGCCAAAAGCAACCTGTCCAATTCTACACAAACCATAACTTTTCCATAACTAGCAGTCCCTGGATATCTCCAGCCAACTCCCACTGTATCAAAATGCTGGTTTACCAATACGATAAGAATGGAAAGCCTATAAAGATATCGCCATGA